From the genome of Psychroserpens ponticola, one region includes:
- a CDS encoding SixA phosphatase family protein: MRQLLLIRHAKSSWKHDVSDAERPLNKRGFNDAALVSKSFKNVAFIPDIIFSSPAKRALTTCDIFIKNLDFDDKIIHVKDELYDFEGQNVIDFITQIDDSYEKVMIFGHNHAFTSICNIFGDQFIDNLPTSGLVVLNFDVNTWQNVKNGITKLTIFPRDLK, encoded by the coding sequence ATGAGACAATTACTACTAATTAGGCATGCAAAATCTTCATGGAAACATGATGTTAGTGATGCTGAAAGACCACTAAATAAAAGGGGTTTTAATGATGCAGCCTTAGTTTCTAAATCGTTTAAAAACGTTGCTTTTATACCTGATATTATTTTTTCAAGTCCGGCAAAAAGAGCCTTAACTACTTGTGATATTTTCATTAAAAACTTAGATTTTGATGATAAAATCATACATGTTAAAGACGAATTATATGATTTTGAGGGGCAAAATGTTATAGATTTTATAACCCAAATTGATGATAGTTATGAAAAAGTTATGATTTTTGGTCATAATCATGCATTCACATCTATTTGCAATATATTTGGAGACCAATTTATAGACAACCTTCCTACAAGTGGTTTAGTTGTTCTAAACTTTGATGTCAATACGTGGCAAAACGTTAAAAACGGTATTACAAAACTTACAATTTTCCCAAGGGATTTAAAATAA